A portion of the Pseudoxanthomonas sp. JBR18 genome contains these proteins:
- a CDS encoding exo-alpha-sialidase translates to MRPALLLLAALTPMLPIGLASAADADTAVAARHLADGVGYASAVRLSHQARATDNGRLLLVFEPAGPESLPLYESRDAGDHWRQVGHVTDQAHGQSAEWTLRWQPHLSELAGASGDLKPGTLLLAANAIRRDAGEHLIAQDLQLYASTDGGASWHYRSSIVDGDGQPSDRLNQGVWEPDIVRLDDGRLVAYYSTERHKAQGYNQLLAHKVSSDGGRTWGEEVFDVAFPGGVERPGMAVVEHVPGHGYVMVFENIDNTQAPHNGQVHMKFSTDGLDWGAPEDHGVAIQTVSGAWPSACPTVLWMPGPTDQGTLIVAAQRAGGGGDAGGRTFYRNDTGGRGPWWEVVAPVQKQTGNIHAGWTQALVPLPDGRLLHVTSSSTPTAPDREDANEILYARATLALHRYEAEDAERHDAAQIQTDDASAGRKMRLSSNADAALRFKVQVGTAGRQRVQVRYEAVGFPAIPVLQVNGALATPDASPAPDGKGWQLASWTVPLQRGANTLVLSNPERPLDYDHLDILGLTP, encoded by the coding sequence GTGAGGCCTGCCCTGCTCCTGCTGGCCGCGTTGACGCCGATGCTGCCGATCGGCCTCGCCAGTGCGGCGGACGCCGATACCGCGGTGGCGGCACGGCACCTGGCCGACGGCGTCGGCTATGCCTCGGCCGTGCGCCTGTCCCATCAGGCGCGGGCGACCGACAACGGTCGCCTGTTGCTGGTGTTCGAACCTGCTGGTCCGGAAAGCCTGCCCCTGTACGAGAGCCGCGACGCCGGTGATCACTGGCGGCAGGTCGGCCACGTCACCGACCAGGCCCATGGGCAATCCGCCGAGTGGACCCTGCGCTGGCAACCCCACCTGAGCGAGCTGGCCGGCGCCAGCGGAGACCTCAAGCCCGGCACCCTGCTGCTGGCCGCCAACGCCATCCGCCGCGACGCCGGGGAGCACCTGATCGCGCAGGACCTGCAGCTCTATGCCAGCACCGATGGCGGAGCCAGCTGGCACTACCGCAGCAGTATCGTCGACGGCGACGGCCAGCCCTCGGACCGCCTCAACCAGGGCGTGTGGGAGCCGGATATCGTGCGGCTCGACGATGGACGCTTGGTGGCCTACTACTCGACCGAGCGCCACAAGGCGCAAGGGTACAACCAGCTGCTCGCCCACAAGGTCTCCAGCGACGGCGGGCGGACCTGGGGCGAGGAAGTGTTCGACGTGGCCTTCCCCGGTGGCGTCGAGCGCCCGGGCATGGCGGTGGTCGAGCACGTGCCGGGCCACGGCTACGTCATGGTGTTCGAGAACATCGACAACACCCAGGCACCCCACAACGGCCAGGTGCACATGAAGTTCAGCACCGACGGCCTGGACTGGGGGGCGCCCGAGGACCACGGCGTGGCGATCCAGACGGTCTCGGGCGCATGGCCATCGGCCTGCCCGACCGTGCTGTGGATGCCGGGCCCCACCGACCAGGGCACCCTGATCGTCGCGGCGCAGCGCGCCGGCGGTGGTGGCGATGCCGGTGGGCGCACGTTCTACCGCAACGACACCGGTGGCCGCGGGCCGTGGTGGGAAGTGGTCGCGCCGGTGCAGAAGCAGACCGGCAACATCCATGCGGGTTGGACACAGGCCCTGGTGCCCTTGCCGGACGGGCGCCTGCTGCATGTGACCTCATCCTCCACGCCGACAGCCCCGGACCGTGAGGACGCCAACGAGATCCTCTATGCCCGTGCAACGCTTGCGCTGCACCGCTACGAGGCCGAGGACGCCGAGCGCCACGACGCCGCGCAGATCCAGACCGACGACGCCTCGGCCGGGCGCAAGATGCGCCTATCCAGCAATGCCGATGCGGCCCTGCGCTTCAAGGTGCAGGTCGGGACCGCGGGCAGGCAGCGCGTACAGGTGCGCTATGAGGCCGTCGGCTTTCCGGCCATCCCCGTGCTGCAGGTCAATGGAGCGCTGGCGACGCCAGACGCTTCGCCAGCACCGGACGGCAAGGGCTGGCAGCTCGCGAGCTGGACGGTCCCGCTGCAGCGCGGCGCCAACACGCTGGTGCTGAGCAACCCGGAGCGCCCGCTGGATTATGACCATCTGGACATCCTGGGACTGACGCCATGA
- a CDS encoding TonB-dependent receptor, translating to MSQRPARTLLSVSILSALLLPALAHAQQSTTAQSQDAPQTAAPAEPNAQDGTTPSPTDLDAVKVTALRQSLQTAQNLKQGADMIVDSIVAEDIGKLPDNSVADALQRVTGVQIAQGSQGETTGVVIRGLPNIISTVNGREIFSGSGRGYAFQNLPATAVKTLSVYKTSEASLPLGGIAGLVDIQLRRPFDFEGPQVAATYDLTHSNYGGKHDPNASLLLSNTWDTDIGKIGALVNFGYMAKEYAYDAVWSDYPKVLTDGTNPIRTDDGNLIAAPNGFGTAYNDGNRRRGAFNYALQWKPSDNTEVYLEGLYDYVRDRYGQAYYFSFPVGVIPPTSLSVTDNCYANQLAGDYQGQTICDAASGTWDGDSYAATSMQAHKQRGQDIQNALGFKWDGQQLHLSTEISRTSGYYRDRNFIIDTYLQGPISTVWAGTGGNHVNWYLDGDPALNPQNFYLAGLFQTWSYTYGEENAWHGDGHFDFLDGPIASIQFGLRYADREALARGSTQISTPPPGGQGSTADPNLDNQVTRLGSDFMCTMGSNAAMKQDWLVPCYDYLIKNADALRELYGLPDGIAAENPGRYFDIGEKKLAGYLQARYDIDLGETVHVDGLVGVRAEKVRRNLDAFSYDAATATYSPLSENTSDLNVLPNVSANFHFGPAWQLRFAAAKTLSYPDFGSLNPSLSLNPGTINREGQAASGNPELTPIESKNYDASLEWYFSQVGYASVGLFRRDIDGYIQTYTTATTIGGDPYQLTIPLSAGSGYLQGVEAAWQQTFDFLPGAWSGLGAQFNYTYIEGETKAPASVGGPIITRPLQNVSKNNYNAVLFYENFGISARLAYGYRSRYIDGFTQDTVSGNEDYVEPANSLDFSFSYDFNPHVTMVLSATNLLGNDFHQFWGDGTTRPRDIRFQDKTYGVGIRFKL from the coding sequence ATGTCCCAACGGCCTGCACGCACGCTGTTGTCGGTATCCATCCTGTCGGCCCTGCTGCTCCCGGCGCTGGCCCACGCACAGCAGTCCACCACCGCCCAATCGCAGGATGCGCCGCAGACGGCTGCGCCTGCCGAACCGAACGCGCAGGACGGCACCACCCCGTCACCAACCGACCTGGATGCGGTCAAGGTGACCGCGCTGCGGCAGAGCCTGCAGACCGCGCAGAACCTCAAGCAAGGCGCGGACATGATCGTCGACTCGATCGTGGCCGAGGACATCGGCAAGCTGCCGGACAACTCGGTCGCCGATGCGTTGCAGCGCGTGACCGGCGTGCAGATCGCCCAGGGCAGTCAGGGTGAGACCACCGGCGTGGTGATCCGCGGCCTGCCCAACATCATCAGCACGGTCAACGGCCGCGAGATCTTCAGCGGCTCCGGACGCGGCTATGCGTTCCAGAACCTGCCCGCCACCGCGGTCAAGACGCTCAGCGTGTACAAGACCAGCGAGGCCTCCCTGCCCCTGGGCGGCATCGCCGGCCTGGTCGACATCCAGCTGCGGCGGCCGTTCGACTTCGAAGGGCCGCAGGTCGCCGCGACCTACGACCTGACCCACAGCAACTACGGTGGCAAGCACGATCCCAACGCCAGCCTGCTGCTGAGCAACACCTGGGATACCGATATCGGCAAGATCGGCGCGCTGGTGAACTTCGGCTACATGGCCAAGGAGTACGCCTATGACGCGGTCTGGTCGGACTACCCCAAGGTCCTCACCGATGGGACCAACCCGATCCGCACCGACGACGGCAACCTGATCGCCGCGCCCAATGGCTTCGGCACCGCCTACAACGACGGCAACCGCCGCCGCGGGGCTTTCAACTACGCCTTGCAGTGGAAGCCCAGCGACAACACCGAGGTCTACCTGGAAGGCCTGTACGACTACGTGCGCGATCGCTACGGGCAGGCGTATTACTTCAGCTTCCCGGTCGGGGTGATCCCGCCGACCTCGCTGTCGGTGACCGACAACTGCTATGCCAACCAGTTGGCGGGTGACTACCAGGGCCAGACCATCTGCGACGCGGCCAGCGGCACCTGGGACGGTGACAGCTATGCGGCCACCAGCATGCAGGCGCACAAGCAGCGCGGCCAGGACATCCAGAACGCGCTTGGCTTCAAGTGGGATGGCCAACAACTGCACCTGTCCACCGAAATTTCGCGCACGTCCGGATATTACCGAGACCGCAACTTCATCATCGACACCTATCTTCAGGGCCCGATCAGCACCGTCTGGGCCGGCACTGGTGGCAACCACGTCAACTGGTATCTGGATGGCGATCCGGCGCTGAACCCGCAGAACTTCTACCTGGCCGGCCTGTTCCAGACCTGGAGCTACACCTACGGCGAGGAAAACGCCTGGCACGGCGACGGGCACTTCGATTTCCTCGACGGCCCGATCGCCTCCATCCAGTTCGGCTTGCGTTACGCCGACCGAGAGGCGCTGGCGCGTGGCAGCACGCAGATCTCCACCCCGCCGCCAGGCGGCCAGGGCTCGACCGCAGATCCCAACCTGGACAACCAGGTCACCCGCCTGGGAAGCGACTTCATGTGCACGATGGGCAGCAACGCGGCGATGAAGCAGGACTGGCTGGTCCCCTGCTACGACTACCTGATCAAGAACGCCGACGCATTGCGCGAGCTTTACGGCCTGCCCGATGGCATTGCCGCGGAGAACCCGGGCCGCTACTTCGATATCGGCGAAAAGAAGCTGGCCGGCTATCTTCAGGCCCGGTACGACATTGACCTGGGCGAGACGGTCCACGTCGACGGCCTGGTCGGCGTGCGCGCCGAGAAGGTCCGGCGCAACCTGGACGCCTTCAGCTACGACGCGGCCACGGCGACCTACAGCCCCCTGAGCGAGAACACCAGCGATCTCAACGTGCTGCCCAACGTCAGCGCCAATTTCCACTTCGGCCCGGCGTGGCAGCTGCGCTTCGCCGCCGCCAAGACGCTGAGCTATCCGGACTTCGGTTCGCTCAACCCGTCGTTGTCGCTCAACCCGGGCACCATCAATCGCGAGGGCCAGGCCGCCAGCGGCAACCCCGAGCTGACCCCGATCGAATCGAAGAACTACGACGCCTCGCTGGAGTGGTATTTCTCGCAGGTCGGCTATGCCAGCGTTGGCCTGTTCCGCCGCGACATCGATGGCTACATCCAGACCTACACCACCGCGACTACCATCGGCGGCGATCCGTACCAGCTGACCATCCCGCTCAGTGCCGGCAGCGGCTACCTGCAGGGCGTGGAAGCGGCCTGGCAGCAGACCTTCGACTTCCTGCCCGGCGCGTGGAGCGGCCTGGGCGCGCAGTTCAACTACACCTACATCGAAGGCGAGACCAAGGCGCCGGCCTCGGTGGGTGGCCCGATCATCACCCGTCCGCTGCAGAACGTCTCGAAGAACAACTACAACGCGGTGCTCTTCTACGAGAACTTCGGCATCTCCGCGCGCCTGGCCTACGGCTACCGCAGCCGATACATCGACGGCTTCACCCAGGACACGGTATCGGGCAACGAGGACTACGTGGAACCGGCCAACTCGCTGGACTTCTCCTTCAGCTACGACTTCAACCCGCACGTGACCATGGTGTTGTCGGCAACCAACCTGCTCGGCAACGACTTCCATCAGTTCTGGGGGGACGGCACCACGCGGCCGCGCGACATCCGCTTCCAGGACAAGACCTACGGCGTGGGCATCAGGTTCAAGCTGTGA